One region of Scophthalmus maximus strain ysfricsl-2021 chromosome 15, ASM2237912v1, whole genome shotgun sequence genomic DNA includes:
- the zfp36l1a gene encoding mRNA decay activator protein ZFP36L1a has protein sequence MTTAVASPFFDFEFMNKNNKLLGYNNNNNNHQQQHLGAPHPMSGPCTGANVPLSSPTGALLDRKAVGSPSVGGVYQRRHSVSSTKFSQNQFLNSLKADHSSLISGVGCGGGGGSNKENRLRDRSFSETGERLINKCLGPASPTGSSSQVNSSRYKTELCRPFEENGSCKYGDKCQFAHGIHELRSLSRHPKYKTELCRTFHTIGFCPYGPRCHFIHNAEERRGPPQQSSPLHSSNKMERPRLQHSYSFAGFSSSAGLRDSPTSVTPPPMFFPDEVSDWPSSNPFTYSSQELANLFGPGLGAGSVGTEPNNPAPPSPTSTPYYFRPMLESPQMFESPSSPPDSLSDQEGYQSSSGGSLSGSESPTLDTTRRLPIFSRLSISDD, from the coding sequence aacaacAAATTGCTcggctacaacaacaacaacaacaaccaccagcagcagcacctgggGGCCCCCCATCCCATGTCTGGCCCTTGCACTGGCGCCAACGTGCCCCTCTCCAGCCCCACCGGAGCCCTGCTGGACAGGAAAGCCGTGGGATCTCCCTCGGTGGGGGGCGTGTACCAGCGGCGGCACTCCGTCAGCAGCACAAAGTTCAGCCAGAACCAGTTCCTGAACAGCCTGAAGGCGGACCACTCCTCGCTCATCTCAGGGGTCGgctgtggcggcggcggcggcagcaacAAGGAGAACCGCCTGCGAGACCGCTCCTTCTCCGAGACCGGCGAGCGGCTCATCAACAAGTGCCTGGGCCCCGCCAGTcccaccggcagcagcagccaggtgAACTCCAGCCGCTACAAGACGGAGCTGTGCAGGCCCTTCGAGGAGAACGGCTCGTGCAAGTACGGCGACAAGTGCCAGTTTGCTCACGGGATCCATGAACTGCGCAGCCTGAGCCGCCATCCCAAATACAAAACTGAGCTGTGCCGCACCTTCCACACCATCGGGTTCTGCCCGTACGGGCCCCGCTGCCATTTCATCCACAACGCAGAGGAGCGCCGCGGACCCCCGCAGCAGTCCTCCCCTCTGCACTCCTCCAACAAGATGGAGAGGCCCCGGCTGCAGCACAGCTACAGCTTCGCGGGCTTCTCCAGCTCCGCCGGGCTGAGAGACAGCCCCACCTCCGTCACGCCGCCGCCCATGTTCTTCCCCGACGAGGTCTCCGACTGGCCCAGCAGCAACCCCTTCACCTACTCCAGCCAGGAGCTGGCCAACCTGTTCGGGCCCGGCCTCGGCGCCGGCTCGGTGGGCACAGAGCCCAACAACCCGGCGCCCCCCTCTCCGACGAGCACGCCGTACTATTTCAGGCCCATGTTGGAGTCCCCCCAGATGTTCGAGTCTCCATCCAGCCCCCCTGACTCCCTGTCAGACCAGGAGGGCTACCAGAGCAGCTCCGGGGGCAGCCTGAGTGGCTCGGAGTCCCCCACGCTGGACACCACCCGCCGCCTCCCCATCTTCAGCCGCCTCTCCATCTCCGACGACTAA